Within Spinacia oleracea cultivar Varoflay chromosome 4, BTI_SOV_V1, whole genome shotgun sequence, the genomic segment TGATTAATTTAATAGTGAGTGCGTATATGTCAGAAAATTGATGCTCATAAGACCAAATCTTATTTAAATCACTGCCACATAATGGAGGTTTGGAAATACTTTATATACTGTGGAAATGTTGTGAACTTTGCCTGGTTGATATTGCATAATTGTCGGTTTTCCCCATTGTTTTCTTTGATTGGGGGAACTATACTGTATTATTCTAATGAAAATATCTTCTTCCCTTTCCTCTGGCtcttaattgtttttgtttctgCATACCAATTATCCTTTTAGAGTTACTGTTTATGTTGTACTTTTGCAGAATTTGCAACAAACTTTGGATGACCTGACTCGTAATGGCTATTCTGTTGTGAGTATCCTGAAAACTATAGTATTGTTTGAAGCGGTGTCCTATTCAGCATCATTATATCTGTTTATAGTCTCATATTTGACCTGTGAAGAAGTCAAAAGATGATTACATGAAGTGTTCTACTAGGTCTTAATAACATGAGAAGTTGCAATGATATGATTGCTGATCCTTTTATTTTGAGTCTTTTATATTCTACTTTCCCCTCATTGTGTTTAGGGTCTCTATCCTTTTTAGAAATGAAAAACCATgagcttatgaattttaatttctctctttcttgctACAGTAAAAAGGGTTGCAATTAATTGTACTTCTGGCTAGTATAAGTTGTTATGCGTATATTTTGCAATCAGTGATGTTCTTAGGAGATTGGCTAGTTGTTTAACACGTAGCACTTTTTCCTTGTGTTACTATAAAGTATAAACAGCTTCTATAATCTACAAAATATGTAGCCTTTACAGATCATTTATTTCATCCATGTTGAAGATTTCAGTGACAATATATCAAAGAACCTCACGTCTTGTGGGTATTACATTAATAgttgtgaattgtgattgttTTGGCAAATTGAAATCTTGAATATTACAATCATGATTTGTGTTTGCAAGTAATATTGAAATATATAgctttaaattatatttttttcaccATTTTACATTGAAACGAGAGGCTTCCAGACATCATTTAAGGATAAATTGTGACTGAAGAAGTTTTTCTGTGATAAGCAATAGAATCAAATTCGTAGTTTATGTAGTGTCTTTAGTAACGTATTGTAAAGACTGATGCCCAATGTCATGCTTGTAGGCCGTAATAGATTTTGCAGCATGATTACTGCAAGTCATGTTTGTAGGCCGTAATAGATTTTGCAGCATGATTACTGCAAGTCAATAAACACATTAACAAGCAGATTAATGTGAATAGCAGGTTGAAAATCTTTCTTTAATGGCCGACTAGCCGTGTATTATACCAGTCTTTGTTAATTCCAAAAAATGGCCTGAAAGTTTGTCTTGATAATCTTCAGTCTGATAGGCCGAGTATGCAAATATACGATCattctttgaatgtgagttCATGGAGCTGGAGCACTGGCATTCCACATGAAAGGCATATACCGATTTAAATTGATTTGGGAATTTTCTTAGTCTCATCTCACACATTTTATAAACTAGTGGCGCTGTCGAGAATTTTTCTTTCTATTCATATGATATTCACTTAGTATTTTGTACTCTGTCTTATTTAGTTAACAAAGTTGTTTTGCTTTGCAGTGCATAGTTGAGGAAGTGCAGGGTCCAACTCAAGCTCGTTCTCGGAAGGGCCGTTTTATATCTGGGTATATATATGCAATCTTTGGATTCACTTTTCATTCTCCAATCAATTATTTAACTTGCTTTACTTCATAGCTCATATCATCGGAATGGTTTGTAAATTGTAATGCTGTTCAAAATCATGTCATTAAATTGACAATTGTTGGTTGATTTATGTGAATCTTGAAAAGACAATCTCTTTAGTTAAGTGGTGTAATGGTAATACAGGATTGAGTCCCTAAGTTGATGTCCTGTACAGAAACTTGGATAAATCTAACAGTGAAATTAGCTCTCCCAGTGACCATTTTTTTCTCATTAATCATAACTTTGACAAAACAATGTGAAGTGACCAAAAAAAGCTTTTGCGAAGTTGGATACTGGAAAACATCTAAGAGAAGTTCATTCTTACTTGTTTAATGTTTAGTGCTTGCTGCTAAGATAAGACCATCCAATTCAGCCCCCCAGTTCTGATGCTATTTCTTTCAAGCCCCTCTATTTTCTCTGGGGTGGGAGGTGTAAAGAGCGAGGGATAATCGGTATTGAAGTTGCTTCTTTCTGTATTTATTGATTTGATTTCTTGAATTTCAGCCTTTACTTTCCAGAGGTGCATGAAGTTATTGTTCTACAGATATATATGTCACAGTCAACGTGTATATTGTGTTACGTCTGGATCTGCAGTGTTTCAATATGAGCTAACTTGATTTCGACTTTCAGGCATGCACATCCAGGAAACCCATATGTATTTGGCCATGTTGGGGTTGACCGTGACCTTGATTTTCCTGAGCCGATGCCTGTTGTTGGTAAGAGAGAATTTTACATTGCTAATATTATCTTCTTAATCTCGTCCTTTATTACACGGGTTGAAGTATTTCAAACTCTTGATTGCTAGTTATTTCTTGATCTGTGTATATTGTTCTTCTGATATGGTCGTCTCTGTtgaaatactctatctaatgtaCATTTCAGATTTCCTGTCTCCTCTTGAGGGACATTTTTCTTTACGGGGCATCTTGGTCAAAATTATCCTCTCTCATCTGATCAACTTTTTCAGAAACCTATTGACACTTATCATTATGATATTATGATTTTAGGGGTGTCTCGTTCTGCAAAAGGCTACTCTTTAACCTCAATCTTGGAGACTCTGAAGACATTTTCTGTTGAGGATGGCTTAACTGAAGAAGCGTTAGTGACAAAGCTCCGCACTTGTCGCTGCCATTATTTGTTTCTCCACACATCATTGAAACACAACTCTTCAGGTGTGCAGCTTTACCTTCATGTCATGCATTTGCATGTGAATATCCTATTTGCATTCCTTGTGTTCATATGTTCCTGTTGTAGTGATGATATTTTTGGCACTTCATTACTTTTTCTTTTGGCTCTAGGATTTAATTTGTCTGGAACATATGTTGCAGAGGCAACGAACATATCTCTATTTGTTTGCAATGTTCACGATAGATACTTTTTCTAATCCCCAATGGTACTGTCCAGTTTTGTACAGTTCTTGGCTTACTCTTGCCAAAAATTGTGTCTTTGGACTTGGTTTCTTTTGTAAGGACTATGGACCTTGAACTAAATTGAACATACCAATAATTCTTTGTCTTTTGGATCTTTTGGCTTTCTGTGAACTGGTTAGATGGGTTCATGCATCTTGAGTCATGACCTTGCTAGTTGTGGGATAATTCTTGGGTATTGTTTTTCCCGTTCTTTTAAAGCTATTTTTTGGACATGCCCGTGAGGATGGAAATTAAATGaagatgaaatttatttattatagtagaACAATGCCTTTTCTCATATGAAGATGCTTTGATTCAGGAACTTGTCGCTGGGGGGAATTTGGTGAGGGAGGGTTGCTGTGGGCAGAATGCAGTTCCCGATACTTCGAATGGTTTGAAGGTGACCCTGTCAAAGAGCTTTTGCTGAAGGTTGATTGCTTGAATAAGCTAATGACTATCACATGCCTGTCCTTTTTCTAGTACTGAATGTTTGCTTTAATGTTTTTGTATCTTATGTTTTTGGCTTGAAATTCACATGCAGGTGAAGGAACTCTATGGTCTTGAAGAAGTAGTTGCATTCAGAAATATAGCTGTTACTTCTGAAAAAAGGCCCCGCCCTTTACATCTTGGAACTGCCACACAGATTGGTTAGTGTGGTTTTCAGTCTCATTGGTTCTTGACATTTAGATTATAATTTATGTCATTTATATTTTTGATGTCATCAGGTGCCATACCAACAGAGGGAATACCTTGTTTGCTCAAAGTATTGCTTCCATCAAATTGTACTGGATTGCCCCAATCGTAAGGATTATATTCTCTTTTGTTATTGAATCATTGTTGTTCTTCATAAGCTTGTCTGTATGAAAATCTGCATCTAAATCTTGTAAACACGAATCATCCTGAGGTGGAGTATGAAACCAGAAGAAAAAGAACCAAACAAAGAAGGAAAACTACAGTTTTAACTTTTAATGTCCTACAATCTATTATATTAGATTTCTGTGTATCTTCTGCCATTTATTACATTACATTTCTGGATCCTTCTTTTAGCTTGTGCCCTCACCCTGGGGACCTCCTTTCTTTCTCAAGCAGATGCACAGACTGACAACTGAATATTTTTTTATCTGTGAGGCTATCCAGACCCAGTCATCCAATGTTTTCTGTGTTATCCAGTATTTAGTTGAATAATTGgaaacaacttttttttttgttaacctTTAGACAACTCAGGGCTTCCAATCAATGATCTAATTTGTCGTCATGAGACTTTACACTAGATTCTGTCGGGGAATTAGAGTATCATTTCATGTTATTCAACTTTTACTTGATTCatgatttgttcttttcaactgATTTTCTTACAAACCATATTAAAATTTAGTATTATAAACTAAAAATGcttgtttagggtttagggctTAGATGGGTTTGCTTCTATTTTACTTTATCCTAATCTCTTCCATATCAATGCTAAGCTGTATTAGTTGATATAGCTTCAGCCTTGTCTTACCTAACGAATCTCTTCGCGTACTCCTGATCTTGTAAATTTAATCATAAATTGATTATGTATATTTTCTTCAtaagtacttgtatttttctggAGGGAATATACCTTTATTGGGGTTATGACTGCTCATTTGGTTaaattgaaattatttgtttcagGTATATTAGAGATCTTCTTCTTAATCCTCCAGCTTATGCCGTATCAGCTACAATTCAAGGTGAGATGCAAATTTGGGGGGTTGGATACTTGGATGTATGCAACCCTACCCCAATAATAACAGAGAGGTTATTCCATTTTATTTGATCTGAAATATAACTTATGTTAAACTCAGGAGTGTTTTTACAATAAATGAGATTATCATGTATGAAATTATCTAAGTTCTCTTTGTGAATTCTCTATGATGTGGCTTTCTCATGTTCTTCTAATTTATTTGCAGAAATATGCAAACGCATGAGCAGTGTGACATGCTCAATACCTGAGTTCACATGTGTATCATCTGCCAAGGTCATAATCCATTTACCTTAATATAGGTTTGATCCAGATATACTGTTTCATACATATCTCTGGGTTTCCGTTCTGGTGAACATTAGAATTCCACTCAACGTTCATCATGTCTGTCTTTGCCTAGATGGTTCATCCGGGAGTTTTTTTGTCTTGTGAAACTCAAAAGATGTTTTTGTTGATTCCATGTCCATTGGTTGTCTCAAAACTTATGGTGATTGATGTTTTTGAGTCTGGAAATGTATGGATGAGGGAAACCGATGAAAGATTGAGTAGTATCTTCAGTTAGAGCCTTAGAGGACATATCTCACCCCACTCCACCCATCTGCCTCAAGTGAGAACCTATGAGAGATTGAGTAGTATTTGCGGCTATGCTTCTTACCTAAGAAGTTATTTGTTTGAATGCTTTCACGTGCATTATGTGATCTTCATGATGATCGTAAGAGACATGTAGTAAAATGCTGGGTGTTTGTAAAAAAAGATGGATTAAGTAGGAGAGAGATAGTGGAAAGGTGTAAATAGTCTGGGGAAAAGGAGTATGATGGTAAAATGcgttttccaaaaatagaatacaGTAGCAGTGggtaaaacaaaagaaacaaaaaaaaaaatctcttttTGTAAAGTGGGTACATACAAAAAAAGAGGGAGTATTCATCTTCAGAATCCAGAGCTACGTATTTGATGGTATTTGAGTATTGTGCATGTGATGCATGATATATTCAGCTCACTGATGCATTGCAGAGTATTAAAGAACGAACAAATGCCACTGTAAGGTGGATATGCTCCTGAAATGCTTATGGACCATTAACCCTTCTGCCTTCTCAATTTCTGTGTGTGTCACACTCAAACTAGCCAGACCTACAGTAGATGTGCATGCTGGAGCGCAGTGTTCTTATATATTACTGCTTTGTCCTTTGCTAGATGTGTTTGTTTCTCAAGATGCGTAAGTTAATGATATGTAGGGTGACCGATTAATTTTGTAAGCAAAAGTGGCTTTCTTAAACTACAAATTGAAATTCTCATTTTCCCCCCTCTCTTACTCTATTGACGGTAGTGGAAACATTATTTTGGAGTTTGCTTATTTAaagcttccttttttttttttactgatgACACCAATCTGCTGCATAGAACCTTCTTCCTTTATGTATATGGATATGCATGTCTCTATCTGTGCATCAGGCATCTAACCATATTTTATTCACCTTCTTAATTTGGTGCTTGCATTTTTTTTTCCATCCACTCCTTCGAGCGAGATATTGTTGGATATTTAATTCTGGATTTCTGATCTGCAGCTTGTTAAGTTACTAGAGCTGAGAGAGGCTAATCATATTGAGTTCAGCAGAATAAAGAATGTTGCTGACGAAATATTGCAGTTGCATGGTAAATCTGAGCTTCGTGAGATCCTCAAATTACTGATGGTTCCTACTTCGGTGGCAACTGGATTGAACCTTGAACTTGACACGCTAGTGAGTGTGCAAAATATTTATTCTCTTCAAAAGTGACTATTTTCATATTTCTTCTTTTATGTCTCTGCAATAACAAATAGAAGCTGACGAAGAATATGATACTATGGATTAGAGATTATACCACTTGAAGACAGAAGGAAGCTGTTTCTTTAGCGGTTTAGTCCTAGTTTGACGCATTACGTTGAACACTCTGAACAGTTACTTTTTTCCATTTTCTTCTAGGTTAATGATTGTGAATGCGTGTCAAATAGAATTGGCGAGCTTATTTCACTAGATGGTGAAATCGAGCAACAGATGAGCTGTTTCCCTCATATTCCTAGTGATTTTTTTGAAGATATTGAGTCTTCTTGGAAAGGGCGCGTGAAAAGAAAGCATATGGAAGATTGGTATGAAAAAGTTGAAGAAACAGCGCGGATCCTCCATATGGCGGTAGGTGTGCATGTATTTTCTGGTTTCTGATTACACTCTTTCACAGCTTTGTATCGCAATATTTCATCTTGTTGGATCCAAAATCCTGCAATTAAGCCTGAATGATGTACCAACTGGGGACCATCCTGATATATGAAGCTATTTTTCGTATATCTTTCAGGCTTGTTTGATCCAACTCTTGCAATGAAGCCTGCGTTGTTCCTTTGAGTGTGTGTATCACATAACAGAATATAGCGAACCATCCCGATCAACTTAGTTTAAATTGTTGCCTTTTGTGTTTGCATTTCATTTCATATAATGTCTCAAACCTTTCAGCAATCTTTCCCTGTGAAATAGGTCATATACTTCTAATGTTTACAGCATTGTACAATGTCTTAATTGCCAGATTAATTGATCTAAGCTGGTAAATTTGACCTTTCATTGCTATTTTTTGGCTGTTATTGGGTATCTTTGATAACTGTCTTGTTAGACTGTTGCTTCTGTGTAGCCTGTTACATTCCAAAGCTGAAGTATTCTTGCCTGCTAATTTGGATTAGATACATTCATTCATCTCTTTACACGACTTAATCGATGTTGTTTTCTTTGTCTTTATTACAGTTCTTATTCTATTTACCGAATTAGAGCATACGATGCCTCACCAGTGACCATTTGGGATCATTTCATATTTTAGGTTTCCGAGGATTTCCTCCCCATTATTTCAAGGATAAGAGCTTCTATAGCACCGCTTGGGGGCCCAAAAGGTGAAATTCTGTATGCTCGAGAGCATGAGGCTGTTTGGTTTAAAGGAAAACGGTTTGCACCATCAGTATGGGCTGGGACTCCAGGGGAAGAACAAATTAAACAGCTGAAACATGCATTAGATTCCAAAGGAAAGAAAGTCAGTGAAGAATGGTTTACCACGACAAAGGTGGAGACTGCATTGATGAGGTTTGCTTTTGATTTCGTTATCAAATTAAACTTGAATTATGATTTAACGATGGAAAAATGCTTAAGGGGGTATGCTCTGCGTTTCAGGTACCATGAAGCTAATGAAAAGGCTAGAGCCAAAGTTCTTGAACTGCTGAGGGGTCTGTCTGTTGAGTTACAATCTAAAATAAACGTTCTTGTCTTTGCCTCCATGATGCTTGTTATTTCTAAGGCGCTATTTTCACATGTGAGGTTAGGAATTCAGAATTTCACCTTCTAGACTTCTATTATCTGTCAGTACTCATGCTATCTTTTAATGTTGTATTGTCTTTTACTTGGTTGTTGACTGATGATAGTATCCATTGGTTGATATAATTTTCGGCtttaatcatttatttattactatGATTTTAAAATCTGCTTGTCAAGACATTGGCAAAAGTGAAAATATGAGCATTAGTCAAATAATTACCTTTTGgcatttactccctccgtcccataatatagtgcccgtttgaccaaaatcacggttattaaggaaaagtataacattgataataaaaacaataattatttgttctttcaagataaagtacatgttagttggcTTTTATGGAGAGAGGAATTAGAGATTAAAggtgtgtacataataaataggcctaaaaaagacaaaaatcaagcacatgggttgaataaaagtcaaaaaatacaattttcaaagtaaaaattaatggtttaaaatagaaataggcacatcatttagggacaccattttaggaaaacaggcactatattatgggacggagggagtaacatttaGTTAATTGTAACCAGCAAGCGAGGTCTTCATTGTTGATGAATGTGTCATTTtcgtttctttttctttatttggtACAAAagcaaaattttgaaaaattagGACTTCCACTTTTTCCTTTCGTGAGATAGGGGAACTTGTGAAAAATAGACGAAGAATGATACAGCTCATACATGtcaattttcatttgtttttacaGCGAAGGGAGGAGAAGGAAATGGGTCTTCCCTACTTTGGTGGAGTTCAGCGGCTCTCAGGTAATGTTCCTGATCAAATGGTATATGCTGTATAATAATTTTTAGTATTTGATCAGATTCttctttcaaaatataaaacatttattgttattttgtttttccttccccccccccccccccccccccagttCCCACCTTTTCCTCCCCTTTCCATCGGTATCAAATGTGCTGCCAGTAAGGTATTGAGTATCTATTTTGAAACTGTCACGTCCATTACCGGACATCTTATGTATTCAGTTTTCATATCTGTACACAGAATGGAAAGCTAGATGGTGAATCCATAAGTATGAAGATGACGGGTCTATCCCCATACTGGTTTGATATAGCTCAAGGTAGCGCAGTGTGCAATACAGTGAACATGAAATCATTGTTCCTTCTAACAGGACCAAATGGAGGTGGTAAATCAAGTTTACTGAGATCAGTCTGTGCAGCCGCTTTACTTGGAATATGTGGATTTATGGTTCCTGCAGAGTCCGCTTCAATCCCTCATTTTGATGCTATTATTCTTCACATGAAATCCTATGACAGCCCTGTCGATGGGAAGAGCTCTTTTCAGGTATATAAATGTTGCCCGAGATGTCTGTTCCTTTAATTTtttagggtgatgataaaggtcgcaagttgcgacaacatttagttgtcgcagtTATACGTGTCGGATTCTAAATGGTACATATGGGCGCCACGTAGGACATGcgtcatcaaaatatttttactatcagtgcaatatttttactatgaaaatatgtaaataaggtagtcgattcAAAGGACAAATATTTCCTATACAaatcataaatatttttttgaaataaaaaattacattatttaatttgtaaattagagtattaagattttcctaccttttttgtagtaacatgtataataggttatataagcaTGTAATGTTATCAATGTGACACGGTTTAAAGATGACAAGTTGCggcctttatcattttcgtatttTCTATTACTGGACTGCTTTgtcaaattaaataaataaaaaaataaaagaattaaTGCCTATTGGCCTGTGCTTTCGATTTCTTGATTAgatctttttttgttttaacaAAAAATTCAGATAGAAATGTCAGAGATCCGTTCACTATTATCTGCAACAACTTCAAGAAGTCTTGTTCTCATAGATGAAATCTGTCGAGGGACAGAAACAGCAAAAGGAACTTGTATTGCAGGTAGTATTGTTGAAACTCTGGATGAAATTGGCTGTTTGGGTATTGTATCAACTCACTTGCATGGAATCTTTGATTTGCCACTAAGAAGAAGCAAAACTGTTAATAAAGCAATGAGTGCAGAATCTATTGATGGTCAAACAATGCCAACTTGGAAATTGGTGGATGGAATCTGTAAAGAGAGCCTCGCATTTGAAACTGCACAGAGAGAAGGGGTACCAGAAATTCTAGTCAAACGAGCTGAAGAATTGTATCTTTCTGTATACGCGAATGA encodes:
- the LOC110784258 gene encoding DNA mismatch repair protein MSH1, mitochondrial; its protein translation is MYRLTMKAVAGSMPLSFPKWRPVLLLVPSSVNNYSSLRSPSLPISGQSEAVHCSRDREALKGTTRKNKKAKELKDVMSEKDISHVFWWKEKLEACRKPSTVQLIKRLVYSNLLGLDVNLKNGSLKEGNLNCEMLQFKSRFPREVLLCRVGDFYEAIGIDACILVEYAGLNPFGGLRSDSVPRAGCPVVNLQQTLDDLTRNGYSVCIVEEVQGPTQARSRKGRFISGHAHPGNPYVFGHVGVDRDLDFPEPMPVVGVSRSAKGYSLTSILETLKTFSVEDGLTEEALVTKLRTCRCHYLFLHTSLKHNSSGTCRWGEFGEGGLLWAECSSRYFEWFEGDPVKELLLKVKELYGLEEVVAFRNIAVTSEKRPRPLHLGTATQIGAIPTEGIPCLLKVLLPSNCTGLPQSYIRDLLLNPPAYAVSATIQEICKRMSSVTCSIPEFTCVSSAKLVKLLELREANHIEFSRIKNVADEILQLHGKSELREILKLLMVPTSVATGLNLELDTLVNDCECVSNRIGELISLDGEIEQQMSCFPHIPSDFFEDIESSWKGRVKRKHMEDWYEKVEETARILHMAVSEDFLPIISRIRASIAPLGGPKGEILYAREHEAVWFKGKRFAPSVWAGTPGEEQIKQLKHALDSKGKKVSEEWFTTTKVETALMRYHEANEKARAKVLELLRGLSVELQSKINVLVFASMMLVISKALFSHVSEGRRRKWVFPTLVEFSGSQNGKLDGESISMKMTGLSPYWFDIAQGSAVCNTVNMKSLFLLTGPNGGGKSSLLRSVCAAALLGICGFMVPAESASIPHFDAIILHMKSYDSPVDGKSSFQIEMSEIRSLLSATTSRSLVLIDEICRGTETAKGTCIAGSIVETLDEIGCLGIVSTHLHGIFDLPLRRSKTVNKAMSAESIDGQTMPTWKLVDGICKESLAFETAQREGVPEILVKRAEELYLSVYANEIPLKDLKPDCFGPNAIVNNTTKEAHSSFSNLNLATTQMETLRKEVLNAVTAICQMKLVELYKMANSSQIPEINCIFIAAKEQPPPSTIGASSVYVMFHPDKKLYVGETDDLQGRIQAHRSKDGMRTAAFLSFVVQGKSIACQLETLLINQLPKRGFHLANIADGKHRNFGTSDPILESVTVTVCK